In the Platichthys flesus chromosome 14, fPlaFle2.1, whole genome shotgun sequence genome, GTCCCctcttaaaaaaagataaagatccGAATCGCTGCGGCTCATACAGATCTTTCATTAATAAATGTAGATAGTAAGATCCTTGCTAAAGCTTTGGCCTATCGCCTGAAGAACATTGTACCAACTATTGTCTCACATGAGCAGACTGGATTTGTTAAGGGGCGGCAGTTATTCTTTAATGTCCGAACACTCCTAAATATTATTTACTCTAAAACTGCCACAACAATACCTGAAGTAGTGATCTCGGTCGATGCTGAAAAAGCATTCGATAGGGTTGAATGGGACTATTTATTTAAAGTACTAAagaagtttggtctggggaATGGGTTCATTTCGTGGATACGTCTCCTTTACGCATCTCCAAAAGCAACATTTCCACTAATGGCATTCAGTCAAATTGTTTTACTCTAACCCGTGGCACCAGACAGGGGTGTCCCCTATTTTCTCTATTGTTCGCGCTTGCTATAGAGCCCCTGTCAATTTTTCTGAGGTCCTCCTCCACTTTTACTGGGATCTCACGATTGGGCACAGAATTTAAGTTGTCACTTTATGCTGATGACTTATTGTTGTATGTCTCAAATCCTGTCCTTTCCATTCCCACAATTTTATCTGCTTTCCAAAGACTTGGATCATTCTCAGGCTATAAAGTGAATACTTCTAAAACTCAATGCTTTCCTGTCAATGCTTTAGCATTACAGCTCGCACAGTCAGATGTTCCTTTTAAAATGAGCCTTTCTGGCTTCAGGTATCTCGGGATCAGCGTAACCAAAACGTTAAACTCTCTTTTTTCTGTCAATTTCTCGCCTTTAATGTCTATAATTAAATCTGATCTCCAAAGATGGAAGAACTTACCTCTCTCTTTAATTGGAAGAATTAACGCAGTTAAAATGAACATTAGGCCAAATTTCTGTTTTTGCTCCATTGTCTCCCACTTTTCCTGCCAAAgcagttttttaaaacaattgaTCAAACTATCTCTGACTTCTTATGGTGTGGAAAGGCTCCTAGGATCCGCAAATCCACACTTCAGAGATGTAAATTCAATGGCGGATTGGCACTTCCGAATTTCCAACTGTATTATTGGGCGACACATAttcaaaaaatgtcatattGGTTCATGTCAGTGAATCTGCCATGGTGTCACTTGGAGGCACAATCATGTGTCTCATCCTCCTTACCTGCTTTACTTACTTCTTCTATTCCATCCAACCTCTCTGGCTTTACAAATAATCCATTGGTTAAATCCACACTTAAAATTTtaggaaacatttcaaatttaaatcaaCATCTACTTTAGCTCCTTTACTGAACAATCATTTATTTCGACCTCGGCTCACAGATTCAACCTTTCTCGCATGGCATAATAAAGGCCTGAAATGTTTCGAAGATCTTTACAAGGACGGTATTTTTCGCAGCTTTACAGATCTCTCTGGAGAATTTCATTTCCCACCTTCTCATCTCTTTCGATACTTTCAAATTAGACACTGCGCTAAAGCTTTGTTTCCATTTTTTCCCTCCTCGCCGCCGACCCTACAGTGGGAGGTGCTTTTAAACCACGATCCACTTCAAAAATCACTCATCTCTAAAGTTTATAATGAACTTCTGTCTTTTGATTGCTCTCCAGTTACTAAAGTTAGGGCTGCCTGGGAAGATGAACTGGATCTCGACTTGGAGGATGAATGATGGGACACTGCTCTTAAGAAAATTTTCACAAGTTCATCATGCGCTCGTCTCACACTTATACAGTTTAAAGTACTGTTTAGAGTCCACTTTTCTAAGGCTCGACTGTCGCAAATCTATCCCAGTATCACTGACAAATGCGACAAATGTCATGCCTCATCCTGAAATTTAACCCATATGTTCTACTCTTGTCCGGTACACTCTCGcttttgtttgaattattttgaCACCATGTCAAAATTACTTTCAGTGATTATAAAAGTCTCCCCCCATGTTGCCATATTCGAGCTCCCAGAGGACCATAACCGGTTTACCTCTACTCAATAAGACATTTTAGCTTTTACTTCCTTACTGGCAAGACGCCACCTTCTTCTCCATGTCATTGGCTCAATGACACCATGTCTTTTCTAAAGCGGGAAAAGATCAGATATTCAGTGAAAGGTAGCGCTAACAAATTTTATAATAAGTGGCTTCCCTTTCTTACATTCTTCCACTCTCTCCAGTCCTTGCGCCCTGAttgacgcccccccccctctctctttcctctcccttttttttggggatttattattatttattttatataattttttttatttatactgtaGCTTTAATACTTAATTATTACTTAATATAActttcagttatttatttatcttattattattactttcatTGAATTGTGTAATGTATTGATCGCATTACCACGTTCATGTGGTccataaattaagaaaaacatcCTAGGCGGTAGACTGTATATCTTACTCTTAACCCATCACGATGCATAGTACTTTTATGGTGGCAATATCtctatatattgtttattgtcGTACAGAGATTGTGATACTCAACGTAAATTCAACATTGATTCCTGTTGTACTGTGCCTTACCTcctaataaaaatattaaacaaaaaaaatatatatttgtatagctcatatttACAAATTACTGTTTTCCTCCCACGCATAAACAATCTGTACATGGTTAACAGTGTTAACCATAAATAGAGCAAGTGTATCAATTTCTAAGTATTTATGGAAAGCTAGAGTTTCCACGTGAAGGAGTGAGCTCTAAATGAACTCCATAAGGTTAGTGAATGGGTTAAATTGGGGCTGTGCAATTAATCGAATTTTAATCGTGATTTCGATTTTTGGTTCAAATGATCTCCAAACTCATAATAAAGACTAAAcgatttattttccattttttcccTAAAGAAACATGCAttcgcaattcagtccttcccccgaAGCATTCAACGTGGCCCtgctgactggcactcactctcatgcagctgtaaagtgaaggagtcgagttgtgtgtgtgtggtgacaggtatttaaaaaacagcgcgagtggaaaatGGCAGAGGGAGGGCAGCCCAGTTTGATCAGCAAAAAGGGTAAAAAAGTTATCTTGTATGGGAACACTTCGGGTCGAAGAATCCGAGAAGCAGCACCAAACAATGTGCAAGATTTGCCACAAGGTGATATCTTCGCCACTTGGCAAAACAACAAATCTTTTCAACCATCTGAAACTAAGAGTTAATTGATGATACTTAGCTCAGTTAACCATATAATGGCGGGTTATTCCATTCTCAAGCGCGCAGCtgcctggctgttcacaccggacccgcatttctccggGGTAAATTATGATGGTCCTCATAGCcatcccccacccctctctttctctctctgtctgtctgcttgtgtaCTTGTAGTGGGGGGCAGATGGGGATATTTAATAATGAGAGGAAAATCGGGGGGAAATTGAAACTCAAACTCCTGAAACTGGCGCGATTCTCAGTTGCAAAGTGTACTGAATAAATGCATAATATTTTAGAATTCAAAAGTAATCGTTTGAATTATCGTGATTTCGATACCGTCCAAAATAATcgttatgattttttccataatcgagcagccctaggtTTAATCTGAATTCATGTAAACTCATTGTCTAATTGTCTATCAACATGTACTCTGAGCTGAACTGACAGTGCTCAAATCACCGCCTGCTGCTCAATACACGTACCTATGCAGTCAAGGCCACTGTTGAGGACAAACCAGATGCTGATCCTACCATCAGCAGCCACAGAGAAGAGCAGCTCCAACTTCTCCTCTCCTGTTAAACTCAACTTTTGTTGAGTCCATCTGAGCTGCCGCACTGGACCCAAGTGCTTCTTGGGACACTCtctgcacagagacaaagacacaaagaggacCATTGTACCTAGCATCAAAAAGAGCTTTATTATCTGTGCGTTATCTCAAAGCTGCAAACGGAAacatccgcacacacacacacatacagtcctCACCTGCTGCTCATCACATGCCACTTTTTGTCTTGACTCTGTACATTGTAGATAGCGATGCTGCCATCATGCATCCCCACAGCCAGCTGACTGGGGTTGTTAGCTGAGAAGTCCAGAGAGGTCACAGCGCTGTCACAGTGGACAACACGCTCCGGCCACTGTGGATGAGCACATATCACAACTCCCACATCAATTTAGTTTACATTGTATGCGGCTGACTGAGGTAGCGTGACGCCTGAACGTCATGGAAAGTAAATAAAGGTAAAAAGAAACACTTACTGTGGGGTTTTTGAGGGACCAGCAGCACACCAGGCCAGGTTTCAGGTCACTGGAAACCAATTCACCATAACCCACGGCTAGGAGGTCCTACCAGAATAGTTAAATTATTTAACATCCAAGGACAGATGCGATTTACTGTCTCACTTCCTTCTAATAGCATCTGAACAAAATGCTGTTCCTGCAGATGATGAAAAATTCACGTAGTTACTTTGGCTAATGCACAGACCTTAATGCGATCCAATGAAAACTACTGAGAAAAAATTGTCGGGGAATTATGACAAGTACACTATGTCTGCAAAATGTCATTAGTCTTGTAAAATCTGCCTTTTTACATCCATCGTGCAACGCAATTCAAAATTAAATTTACCTCCACTGTATGTTGGATGTATTTATATCAAATTATCTGCACAGCTGGATTACCCTGCTATCATATTTCTATTAAGAGGCATGACATAACTGCTCCCAAAAAGTCAAGCCGAAGCATATCTGTCACCGCCTTATTGCTGCAGtttaggtcataaatcctgcttcCTCCATATTAATGAATGAAACATGTATATGAGACTAACTTGTGAATGCTTGAGCATGTGTATTGACAGGACCTCTCGATAGTGGTAAGAGTGTGGAGACGCATCACCCCTCTTTACCTATACTACATGATCTCAACCCAGTTATTAGGGTTAGTTCACTGATTAAATAGGTCTGCTGTGGTCAGTGAAAGCGGTTTTCCCTTGAATAAAAACCAATTTTCCAAGCAAAGCTTGGTCAATCATCCTCAGACACAGGAACAGGCAAATCAtcctcctacacacacatagCCTTTACCAGGTTCTTCTTGTTCCAGGCCATGCTGCTAACATTACGTCCTCTGGTGAGCTCACAGCTGAAAGTCCACAGACGCTGCAGAGCAGGAGACCCAGAACTTTCTGAATCCTCCTTCCTCTGTTCCATGGTCCAAGGCTTCACCGGACTGTCTGGGTCTGAAACAATCAGTGATCACAGTCACAACTGGGTCTGACCACTAAGCAGGTTAATTTACTTCCATTGCCACCTGTATACACACGCTTGTGCATCAGTGATTCTACAGTGGAAGaatgtatgtaaatgtgtgttacCTTCCAGTACAGGCAGCTGTCTGTATACAGCCAGGTTaggttgaaagatatttccaagGATGCCTCTCTCCATTACCATTAAGTAGTATTGGAAATTCTCTGAATGCATGATAAGCTGCAGGTCTGACTCAGAATTCAAGGTGTTTCCAAACACTTCCACATCCTTCAGTGAGCTAGCAGCCCTGGCTGAAGagaaatttaagaaaatgtataCATAACAGTTGTTGCAAATCCTAACCTGAATCATTACAGGATGATTATTCCAACTGGTAGAGGCAGACGCCTACAGTGAgtctatagcaggggtcggtaacctttactatcaaaagagatATTTTGCCCCTTCTTCgaccaaataaaatttgtctggagctgcaaaacatatttgatgacACAgcttataatgttttatttatatatatatatatatatatatatatatatatatatatatatatatatacactcagTGTTGTGCCAGTCCAAACTTAAAATgtaactagttcaagttcataGTTCATTTTTGTAACAAATTTCATTGTTACAAAAATTAACTAGTTaaagttaaatttttttatatgGATGATTTAGATGACACACTTACAATCATGTATTGTAAGTTTGTCTTGTTTGGTACCGAGCAAAACATGTTGACGAGTCATTTTTCAGGATGTTTAAATACAGCCTCATAAACTCTTTgtgtactgatcaggtcctgataactagtgatgagtgtttattagtCATAAGTGACAGCAGTGTGAAtgaggacacagaaactccagctcggtacaaaccaattGCAGGCTTCTGCTCTGACCATCATGATCATGAGAAGCTGTGACCAGagaatctgtgttttcactgtttccactgttcttcaacaaagtcactgaccGGCTGATTTACGTGGGGGGGgcctgtgtacacacacaggcccccCCCACGTAAATCAGTGCtgtctgggagcacacacacacacacaaacatttgtgagTGATGTTTACTCTCGCTGTAGTGACTGCTATCGCTATcagttcagttcatcgttcacGAAAAATATGAACAGACTGAGAGCCACTGCAGAGGTCTTCAGAGTAGCGGGTTGACAACCCCTAGAGGTTTtggaggtttcttccagtttttttctctccacagtttccTCATTAACGGACCTGTTGAGTTTCTCTATAATACTGTAAGGTCTCAACCTTACTATGTTAGGTGCCTTAAGATTATCTATTTTGTCAATAAGCCTttcacaaatacaatttgatttaatttatgcTTTGTAATGATATAGTGTACATTTTTATGTACATGTAAACCAGTAAATAATCCACAGTTACATCAATATACAGGCTTGAATTATAAATGCAAAACCCCAGACAGAAGCAGAGTGTCTTTGATTGTTACCTTTGCTGGCTGTGCTGCCCAATGACATGCCCCTCTCTGCACCTCTGCTGATTTTCACCACAGCATCTGGACAGGTAAGTTTTTCTGGTTCAGAACTGTGCACAGTGTCATCCTGCTCAGGGCTGCACAGAGTGTCATACATGTCCCAGTTGCTGACAGTTGTGGCTGTGTAAACAAGTGTTGATTATATACAGTACAGATGAAAAAATGAACATACTCTATTTGTAAGTGTAAGTTAGTAGGCACAAACTTAAGCTGCAACAATTTCTCAATATCTCGATTCATAATTGGGTAATTGCTTAAGAATAAGTGtataatttatcattttcatcttctcaaatgtgaatatttacagatttaataCTTGTCTGTTATAGAGCATTAAAGATATTTGGATTTAGTACAAAGCAATGACTGTATCTTAGACACTGGAAAAAGGGTGTTGGACTCTGTTCACCAGCTACTCTCTGACCATAGCTActtttagacatgcactgagctctgattgAACCAGAGCAGTAATATGTTGGACAAGACACATCATATAAACACTCAATAACATTAAGATTGTAAACTgtgagaaaaaataataatccttaccTGTGTCCACCATTACCATGCCATCGATCTGGACATGTTTGTTCTTCATTGCTTCGTTCAGTGTCTGCATTGATCGATCATTGCCCATTCTATTCCTGCAAACTTCAGAatactgtttgtttctctctctgtaatAACAAGGTGAATATGAGACCAACTTTTTTAAACCGTAGAATCATCACTTATCAGGACTTTTTAATACCTAAGTCTCTGCAGTACTGCATTAGTATGTGTCCCTTTGTATAAACTCTCTTCTTCagtcaaaaaatattttaagtgGTCAGGAAATTCATAAGAAGGACTACTTTGCTTACAGGATAACTTCTGCATCATCAGTATCCACTGACACAACATAGCAGGATATGTCCAGCAGTGAAATGCTGTCCGTCTCAGAGAGGTAGACGTCTATGACTTCTTTTAACATTTCTTCTGTCACCAATTCTTTCACAGAGTCTTTCTTCCCTTTCACATCTGGCAAGgggtaaaacacacaaaaaagagaaaaagtacAGCATGTTAAAGCTATCTTCCATAGCTGTAACACTCATTATGACATGTAACTGTAATATACTGCATTTAGTTTAAATAAACGTAGTGTCATGTAACAATCGTAAAGTTTAATCTAAAAAATTGTTATAGCAATTAAGACCAACAAGCACTAGAACAAAAGGAAGGAAATTTTAagcatgcatgtttgtgtgtgtataattgTTGTAGACAAAAGTGATTATTGTGTTGAACCTGGGAAGTTGATAGGCATGTCTCGTTTGGAAAATGTTTCCTCAATGTCCTCATTCATGGAGTCTATTGTAGACTGGCTGGATATCCTGCTACTTCCCAATAGTGatgtaagaaaaacacaaaaacaacaaggtgtgaccgtggtgtggcgtcaAGATTTTGTTGTTCACCATCAAAACAAAGGGTGGTATATATTGGACATACGTGGTCCAATTGACTCCAAACTCCAATGTATGACACGAGTCCCAGCCTGAcgtctacacagaaatcataaCTTATAATCACAGCTCCCCATgctggcaacaggaaatgtcttgttttttgcagaTCTTaaactttgatgtacttctccaCGGCCTTTGACGCAACTATGTTAAACTTAATAAGAAGGCCCTCAAGACATGATGAAGTCTTATTAGAACTGTGAGTTTTTGTCTAACACCATGTTAGTGGTTTGGCTTCAACTTTCAACAtgtcgccgtgaaacacgaaattgctgtatcAACCCTCTCTTACTAGTGAACACTAATGATACAGTTTTTTAAACTGAGAACTTAAAACCACAGGAATATAACCATTTTCAACCAAATGTATTTTCTCCCAATATATGCTCAATATTCCTTCCCCTTTCCACAAGGCTCCGTTATCAGCAAAAAGGGGCTGCCCAATATCAACCTGAACTTGAGAGAACACATCattcatcatatttaaaaacaattttaaactaATGACAGTTTCCTGAGGAGTTTCAGTTTCCACCAGATAGCTTCATGATAAAGCTGTCCCAATTCTTACGTGAATAAACGTCAAATATAAGGTCTCTGATCCGATATGTCCATCTactgtcttcttcctcttttcttcattCCCTGTTTTTCTTAATGACATATCAAAGACTGTCACTATGTATTTGATATATCCATATAGCCATCTAAGTCTATATGAAGCGATGTAAAGGGGTATATTAATGTATTGATGTATTAAAGGCAATGCCTTTGACCTTGCCTTGAAGAAGACACACCTTGACATTGTGGCAACCTAGCATGACACcacccattggtttgtgagctCCCGTTTTGAAGCCAAGAGTATTGAAGTTGTTCAGCGGCATCTTTGCACTTTGGAGCCAGGCTGAGACGTAACAATATTTTGATCAAAGAGAGGAGTCGGgtctcacctctgacctccaacTCAAGGAGTGTATACACTCCCACCTACACTGGCTACTGACTCAAGACTGCTCCGAGAACTAGATGCTAACTCAGTTAGCTTTGATTATCTGATGTAAAGTTTATGTTTAATAATCCGAAAAGCCAGTCGTAACATGTCTACATATTTCAGAGTTCTAGCTGTGAGCTGAAGTTAAATAGTGTTGTGTaacaaaacattgacattttggGTCTATGGCTAGGAAACTCCCTAGACAAAATACCATTCAGAATTTGTGGTCAATCCTCAAGAGGCGggtggacaaacacaaacacacaaattctgACAAAGTCCAAACACTTATTTGGAAGTATGGGCTGCCATCAGTCAGGATGTGGCAAATATTGACTCTTTTGctaaacttaatttaattgTCAATAAAATCCTTTGACGCTTATAAATGCTTGTAATTGTACTTCAGTATACCATAGAAACATCTGATAAAAAGATCTAAAAACACTCAAGCGAGacactttgtgaaaacaaatacttgtgccattctcaaaacttttggccaCAGCTGTACATCACATTATATGGGTCCTGACATCGCATATGAAAAGAGATGGTATGGGGATGAATGCAAAAGTGATAAACCTTTGATAAAACGTTTATGCTTGGATACACACTAATGTGTGGGTTTAGTTAGCTTATAAGAAAAACAGTATGAAACATTCAAGTCTCAGACTCCATGCCACATGTCACCCgctaaagaagaaaaaaagaacggGGCAGAATTTAGGTCTCTTTGccaaaatatgtaaaaaaaattcactgaTTGGAAATGTATGAAGGATGAATCCGTACTCTATTCACCCTAATTGCATGCTtataaaaagcatttttttgtCGCAACACACAGTTCATCTGGTACCTTAAATTTCCCCCCCGGATCATTTCTTGTCTCAAGCAGATGTTGCAAATCTTTCTGAGAATATGATCTAGATAGCATGATTTCACCCCTGTGGGTGGTGCCATCCATGTCTGTTTCTATCTGATGACAAATCCTTACTGCAGTTACAAGTGTGATTTCTAGTAATCAGACctatgtatgcttctccgttttgacgggcACGGACACATGGCAACGCCTTGTCCGCCATGGAACGCCATTTCCAAGCTGCTCAGAGAGCTCTTCGTGCAGCTCAGATTTTTCCTAACTACAATTCGGCATGGCCGAGAGCCTaaggatagcccttggctgtgattggtctgctaacgaCAGCA is a window encoding:
- the dnai4 gene encoding dynein axonemal intermediate chain 4 isoform X2; the encoded protein is MSSSVENDERKKRRTLVLRPSSRAGNVFASGLNQGTRHTSSVLGSSSRRSFSLGGGSKVLEKSPTHTPRKDARVLDEENNDVTPQPLYKADPAAVHVKGSRFFVEEICAESASDQITATGSFTRPFSSRISSQSTIDSMNEDIEETFSKRDMPINFPDVKGKKDSVKELVTEEMLKEVIDVYLSETDSISLLDISCYVVSVDTDDAEVILERNKQYSEVCRNRMGNDRSMQTLNEAMKNKHVQIDGMVMVDTATTVSNWDMYDTLCSPEQDDTVHSSEPEKLTCPDAVVKISRGAERGMSLGSTASKARAASSLKDVEVFGNTLNSESDLQLIMHSENFQYYLMVMERGILGNIFQPNLAVYRQLPVLEDPDSPVKPWTMEQRKEDSESSGSPALQRLWTFSCELTRGRNVSSMAWNKKNLDLLAVGYGELVSSDLKPGLVCCWSLKNPTWPERVVHCDSAVTSLDFSANNPSQLAVGMHDGSIAIYNVQSQDKKWHVMSSRECPKKHLGPVRQLRWTQQKLSLTGEEKLELLFSVAADGRISIWFVLNSGLDCIDLMKLKRIHNMKTKAGRNKDKIESVLSALTPGLCFDFHPTDSSLYLAGTWDGHIHKCSCSNSQQFLETFRKHFCPVNCVAWCPLSPDVFLSCSSDWTIQLWKQEHLQPVLGFTSVQRAVYDIKWSPKWATVFGAVNEGQLEIWDLNSSVLDPVAVQPAATSVMMRSLLFASHTGSVLVGDSEGQVTVYQLKNLSVGERSQVDILEDLIRSAASRLEETKWLSHWNTCLNTTQMNTWTSMGS
- the dnai4 gene encoding dynein axonemal intermediate chain 4 isoform X1 — encoded protein: MSSSVENDERKKRRTLVLRPSSRAGNVFASGLNQGTRHTSSVLGSSSRRSFSLGGGSKVLEKSPTHTPRKDARVLDEENNDVTPQPLYKADPAAVHVKGSRFFVEEICAESASDQITATGSFTRPFSSSRISSQSTIDSMNEDIEETFSKRDMPINFPDVKGKKDSVKELVTEEMLKEVIDVYLSETDSISLLDISCYVVSVDTDDAEVILERNKQYSEVCRNRMGNDRSMQTLNEAMKNKHVQIDGMVMVDTATTVSNWDMYDTLCSPEQDDTVHSSEPEKLTCPDAVVKISRGAERGMSLGSTASKARAASSLKDVEVFGNTLNSESDLQLIMHSENFQYYLMVMERGILGNIFQPNLAVYRQLPVLEDPDSPVKPWTMEQRKEDSESSGSPALQRLWTFSCELTRGRNVSSMAWNKKNLDLLAVGYGELVSSDLKPGLVCCWSLKNPTWPERVVHCDSAVTSLDFSANNPSQLAVGMHDGSIAIYNVQSQDKKWHVMSSRECPKKHLGPVRQLRWTQQKLSLTGEEKLELLFSVAADGRISIWFVLNSGLDCIDLMKLKRIHNMKTKAGRNKDKIESVLSALTPGLCFDFHPTDSSLYLAGTWDGHIHKCSCSNSQQFLETFRKHFCPVNCVAWCPLSPDVFLSCSSDWTIQLWKQEHLQPVLGFTSVQRAVYDIKWSPKWATVFGAVNEGQLEIWDLNSSVLDPVAVQPAATSVMMRSLLFASHTGSVLVGDSEGQVTVYQLKNLSVGERSQVDILEDLIRSAASRLEETKWLSHWNTCLNTTQMNTWTSMGS
- the dnai4 gene encoding dynein axonemal intermediate chain 4 isoform X3; the encoded protein is MSSSVENDERKKRRTLVLRPSSRAGNVFASGLNQGTRHTSSVLGSSSRRSFSLGGGSKVLEKSPTHTPRKDARVLDEENNDVTPQPLYKADPAAVHVKGSRFFVEEICAESASDQITATGSFTRPFSSSRISSQSTIDSMNEDIEETFSKRDMPINFPDVKGKKDSVKELVTEEMLKEVIDVYLSETDSISLLDISCYVVSVDTDDAEVILERNKQYSEVCRNRMGNDRSMQTLNEAMKNKHVQIDGMVMVDTDAVVKISRGAERGMSLGSTASKARAASSLKDVEVFGNTLNSESDLQLIMHSENFQYYLMVMERGILGNIFQPNLAVYRQLPVLEDPDSPVKPWTMEQRKEDSESSGSPALQRLWTFSCELTRGRNVSSMAWNKKNLDLLAVGYGELVSSDLKPGLVCCWSLKNPTWPERVVHCDSAVTSLDFSANNPSQLAVGMHDGSIAIYNVQSQDKKWHVMSSRECPKKHLGPVRQLRWTQQKLSLTGEEKLELLFSVAADGRISIWFVLNSGLDCIDLMKLKRIHNMKTKAGRNKDKIESVLSALTPGLCFDFHPTDSSLYLAGTWDGHIHKCSCSNSQQFLETFRKHFCPVNCVAWCPLSPDVFLSCSSDWTIQLWKQEHLQPVLGFTSVQRAVYDIKWSPKWATVFGAVNEGQLEIWDLNSSVLDPVAVQPAATSVMMRSLLFASHTGSVLVGDSEGQVTVYQLKNLSVGERSQVDILEDLIRSAASRLEETKWLSHWNTCLNTTQMNTWTSMGS